Proteins encoded in a region of the Nonomuraea helvata genome:
- a CDS encoding DUF6421 family protein, with protein MQAFPRVLFDEAHSESWTVRREVAEAINPAHPDDNSYARAAGLLRHLGHVVAARTSGELTSEVLAEQDVLVIAHPSGERWERTIGQGSPVFTDAELDAIQSFVAGGGGLVVLAEEEQDKYGNNLRELLARFGVGVEHATVRDPKHAHRGVATWVLAEPATTSGLLAGVRSACFYRTGVLTTKGESEVLFASSPTADPAGAPLAVAVRYGLGRVVAFADSDLFGDDSIEDYDHRRLWGNVVTWAARVPDAGGASEGRDEAKAALFARLKAAVEELRPLQVKDGSVPEEKERAKALVAEIEAGVGEISPYFPHDAAYLRAVQADLAKWAAQDLGVPDFLDSLDLFHPDTQREDGLEHVVVFPMYTQNGNPDRNLEAVWIRTIWPDWLAELEAGGYDNPLFVPIAFEDFTSGYDTHSAVLFPETVAVRQAPARFTWGGIFADREAARFRRVSQAAADTLKLDLPPDAARLLASQRLAQDTFVLWDLVHDRTHSHGDLPFDPFMIKQRMPYWLYSLEELRCDLTAFGEAVKLEERGVPHARYVQIAILFDRLFRFPITGERVRNYDGLGGQLLFAYLHRNDIVRWTDNRLTIDWERVADGVADLRGEVEKLYRDSIDRSKLAHWLAAYELVSSYVAAHPGSTWAKGVEALPEEQKAKVDAVLPDEFPLSMFYEALRRKLTDVVESTKGLRA; from the coding sequence ATGCAAGCGTTCCCTCGGGTGCTGTTCGACGAGGCCCACAGCGAGTCGTGGACCGTTCGCCGCGAGGTGGCGGAGGCCATCAACCCCGCCCATCCCGATGACAACAGCTACGCGCGCGCGGCCGGGCTGCTGCGGCACCTGGGGCACGTGGTCGCCGCCCGCACGTCGGGCGAGCTGACGTCCGAGGTCCTGGCGGAGCAGGACGTCCTGGTGATCGCGCACCCGTCGGGGGAGCGCTGGGAGCGCACCATCGGCCAGGGCAGCCCCGTCTTCACCGACGCCGAGCTGGACGCGATCCAGTCCTTCGTGGCCGGGGGCGGCGGCCTGGTGGTGCTGGCCGAGGAGGAGCAGGACAAGTACGGCAACAACCTGCGCGAACTGCTCGCCCGCTTCGGGGTGGGCGTGGAGCACGCGACCGTGCGCGACCCGAAGCACGCGCACCGGGGCGTGGCCACCTGGGTGCTCGCCGAGCCCGCCACCACCTCCGGCCTGCTCGCCGGGGTCCGCTCGGCCTGCTTCTACCGCACCGGCGTCCTCACGACCAAGGGCGAGTCCGAGGTGCTGTTCGCCTCTTCGCCGACTGCCGACCCGGCGGGCGCGCCGCTGGCCGTCGCCGTCCGGTACGGGCTGGGGCGCGTGGTCGCGTTCGCCGACTCCGACCTGTTCGGTGACGACTCCATCGAGGACTACGACCACCGCCGCCTCTGGGGCAACGTGGTCACCTGGGCCGCCCGCGTCCCGGACGCCGGAGGCGCCTCGGAGGGCCGCGACGAGGCCAAGGCGGCCCTGTTCGCCCGGCTCAAGGCGGCCGTCGAGGAGCTGAGGCCGCTCCAGGTCAAGGACGGCTCCGTGCCGGAGGAGAAGGAGCGGGCCAAGGCGCTGGTGGCCGAGATCGAGGCGGGGGTGGGCGAAATATCACCATATTTCCCCCATGACGCCGCGTACCTCCGGGCCGTCCAGGCCGACCTGGCGAAGTGGGCCGCGCAGGACCTCGGAGTCCCCGACTTCCTCGACTCGCTCGACCTCTTCCACCCCGACACCCAGCGCGAGGACGGCCTGGAGCACGTCGTGGTGTTCCCCATGTACACCCAGAACGGCAACCCCGACCGCAACCTCGAAGCCGTCTGGATCCGGACGATCTGGCCGGACTGGCTGGCCGAGCTCGAGGCGGGCGGCTACGACAACCCGCTGTTCGTGCCGATCGCGTTCGAGGACTTCACCTCGGGCTACGACACCCACTCCGCCGTGCTGTTCCCCGAGACGGTCGCGGTGCGGCAGGCCCCGGCCCGCTTCACCTGGGGCGGGATCTTCGCCGACCGCGAGGCCGCCAGGTTCCGGCGGGTGTCGCAGGCGGCCGCCGACACGCTCAAGCTGGACCTGCCGCCGGACGCCGCCAGGCTGCTGGCCTCGCAGCGGCTCGCGCAGGACACGTTCGTGCTGTGGGACCTGGTCCACGACCGCACCCACAGCCACGGTGACCTGCCGTTCGACCCGTTCATGATCAAGCAGCGGATGCCGTACTGGCTGTACTCGCTGGAGGAGCTGCGCTGCGACCTGACCGCGTTCGGCGAGGCGGTCAAGCTGGAGGAGCGCGGGGTGCCGCACGCGCGGTACGTGCAGATCGCGATCCTGTTCGACCGGCTGTTCAGGTTCCCGATCACCGGGGAGCGGGTGCGGAACTACGACGGCCTCGGCGGGCAGCTGCTCTTCGCCTACCTGCACCGCAACGACATCGTGCGGTGGACGGACAACCGGCTCACGATCGACTGGGAGCGGGTCGCGGACGGCGTCGCCGATCTGCGCGGCGAGGTGGAGAAGCTGTACCGCGACAGCATCGACCGGTCCAAGCTGGCGCACTGGCTGGCGGCTTACGAGCTGGTGAGCTCGTACGTGGCGGCGCACCCCGGCTCCACCTGGGCCAAGGGGGTCGAGGCGCTGCCGGAGGAGCAGAAGGCCAAGGTGGACGCGGTGCTGCCGGACGAGTTCCCGCTGAGCATGTTCTACGAGGCACTGCGCCGTAAGCTGACGGATGTGGTCGAATCGACTAAGGGACTGCGCGCATGA
- a CDS encoding response regulator transcription factor produces MVIRIVIADDQAMVRAGLRMVVDSDPGMEVVGEASDGREAVEVARRTRPDIVLMDISMPRLDGLAAARELLDTPSPPKVITLTTFDTDENLYAALRAGTSGFLLKVSPPEQLLEAIKVVHAGDALLDPAVTSRVIATFAGRAEPTPSPRLAELTPRELEVLRLLARGLTNAEIARELYVGEATVKTHVARVLMKLSLRDRAQAVVFAYETGVVRPGTI; encoded by the coding sequence GTGGTCATTCGTATTGTCATCGCCGACGATCAGGCGATGGTCAGGGCCGGGCTGCGCATGGTCGTCGACAGCGACCCCGGCATGGAAGTGGTGGGTGAGGCCTCCGACGGCCGCGAGGCCGTCGAGGTGGCCAGGCGAACGCGCCCGGACATCGTCCTCATGGACATCTCGATGCCCAGGCTCGACGGGCTGGCGGCGGCCAGAGAGCTGCTGGACACCCCGTCGCCGCCCAAGGTCATCACGCTGACCACGTTCGACACCGACGAGAACCTCTACGCCGCCCTCCGCGCGGGCACCAGCGGGTTCCTGCTGAAGGTGTCGCCGCCGGAGCAGCTCCTGGAGGCGATCAAGGTCGTGCACGCCGGTGACGCGCTGCTCGACCCGGCGGTGACGAGCCGGGTGATCGCCACGTTCGCGGGCCGGGCCGAGCCGACGCCCTCACCCCGGCTGGCCGAGCTGACGCCGCGTGAGCTGGAGGTGCTGCGGCTGCTGGCCCGCGGCCTCACCAACGCCGAGATCGCCAGAGAGCTGTACGTGGGCGAGGCCACGGTCAAGACGCACGTGGCGCGGGTGCTGATGAAGCTCTCCCTGCGGGACCGGGCGCAGGCCGTGGTCTTCGCGTACGAGACCGGGGTCGTCCGGCCGGGCACCATCTGA
- a CDS encoding serine/threonine-protein kinase, with amino-acid sequence MPLNERSLIGQEVAGYYIEDIVGKGGMAVVYLALDPRLSRRVALKILNPVLSVDDRFRQRFILESRTVASIEHPNIIPIYEANADADGVLYIAMRYVDGLDLRRLIYDRGPLPIGQAYQIFAQVAAALDAAHAHDLIHRDVKPANILLAGDHVYLTDFGITKHRSSISGLTQTDQFIGTPRYMAPEQINKEHIDGRCDQYALACVVYEALSGRLPFQRENDIALLWAHLAEQPTPLSQLRPELPAQIDAVMMRALAKSPEQRYATCTEFVTALRDAISGGQPDALGDAHFVPRQGLPSGPYPVLGSGPSTGPGTGPHTGPHTGPHTGPSPLAAPTSGPHVALGSASRFAPPTQPNTAKRRPGRVPIVATTLVAAVAALALVVMIIMNHRSDTWSRYKTSAAAPLTFEYPGDWTVRTHQDLFAVASPHAQEFESLFVAGPGADWTAISQIVEDDPDSASGVYVQVSDTLDANGTSDQMKAKMEALLPGQVDVGKPVQDQAGTSPATRFDGALHDPGSGTRLGFVSYVIDRQPKTMLVMYFCAKTTCDDATQARIRQSVHVS; translated from the coding sequence ATGCCATTGAATGAGAGATCGCTCATCGGCCAGGAGGTGGCCGGGTACTACATCGAGGACATCGTCGGCAAGGGCGGCATGGCCGTCGTCTACCTCGCGCTCGACCCCAGGTTGAGCCGCCGGGTGGCGCTGAAGATCCTCAACCCGGTGCTCAGCGTCGACGACCGGTTCCGGCAGCGGTTCATCCTGGAGTCCAGGACGGTCGCCAGCATCGAGCACCCCAACATCATCCCCATCTACGAGGCCAACGCCGACGCCGACGGCGTGCTCTACATCGCCATGCGCTACGTCGACGGCCTCGACCTGCGCCGCCTCATCTACGACCGCGGCCCGCTGCCGATCGGCCAGGCGTACCAGATCTTCGCCCAGGTCGCCGCCGCGCTCGACGCCGCGCACGCGCACGACCTGATCCACCGCGACGTCAAGCCGGCCAACATCCTGCTGGCCGGCGACCACGTCTACCTCACCGACTTCGGCATCACCAAGCACCGTTCGTCGATCTCCGGGCTCACCCAGACCGACCAGTTCATCGGCACGCCCCGGTACATGGCGCCCGAGCAGATCAACAAGGAGCACATCGACGGCCGCTGCGACCAGTACGCGCTGGCCTGCGTGGTCTACGAGGCGCTGTCGGGACGGCTGCCGTTCCAGCGCGAGAACGACATCGCGCTGCTCTGGGCCCACCTGGCCGAGCAGCCGACGCCGCTGTCGCAGCTGCGGCCCGAGCTGCCGGCGCAGATCGACGCCGTGATGATGCGGGCGCTGGCCAAGTCGCCCGAGCAGCGCTACGCGACCTGCACGGAGTTCGTGACCGCGCTGCGTGACGCGATCAGCGGAGGCCAGCCCGACGCGCTCGGGGACGCCCACTTCGTGCCGCGCCAGGGCCTGCCCTCCGGGCCCTACCCCGTGCTCGGATCGGGACCGTCCACGGGACCCGGCACCGGCCCCCACACCGGCCCCCACACCGGCCCTCACACCGGCCCGTCACCTCTGGCGGCGCCGACGTCCGGGCCGCACGTGGCGCTGGGGTCGGCGTCCAGGTTCGCGCCTCCCACCCAGCCGAACACGGCGAAGAGGCGCCCCGGCCGCGTCCCGATCGTGGCCACCACGCTGGTCGCCGCCGTCGCGGCGCTCGCGCTGGTCGTCATGATCATCATGAACCACCGCAGCGACACCTGGTCCCGCTACAAGACCAGCGCCGCCGCGCCGCTCACGTTCGAATATCCGGGCGACTGGACCGTACGCACCCACCAGGACCTGTTCGCGGTGGCCTCGCCGCACGCCCAGGAGTTCGAGTCGCTGTTCGTGGCCGGCCCGGGCGCCGACTGGACGGCGATCTCCCAGATCGTCGAGGACGACCCCGACAGCGCCTCGGGCGTGTACGTCCAGGTCTCCGACACCCTCGACGCCAACGGCACCTCCGACCAGATGAAGGCCAAGATGGAGGCCCTGCTGCCCGGCCAGGTCGACGTGGGCAAACCCGTGCAGGACCAGGCGGGCACCAGTCCCGCCACCCGCTTCGACGGCGCCCTGCACGACCCCGGCAGCGGCACCAGGCTGGGGTTCGTGAGCTACGTGATCGACCGGCAGCCCAAGACCATGCTTGTGATGTACTTCTGTGCCAAGACCACCTGCGACGACGCCACCCAGGCCCGCATCAGGCAGAGCGTGCACGTGTCCTGA
- a CDS encoding zinc ribbon domain-containing protein, whose amino-acid sequence MARLTALAGGVAAALVLIAMPVAAHEHPSGITDLVTPAVVRLEAVSHVEITLLDHIGELRHVERSYDIPFGAGTGTVINPDGTIVTLRRLAVNPNDVAVYAANKIFAEHHKVKIPLDYTKHKLSDDLLNHHLQECYPPKTDTATCIVNVTTEITAFPNVSPPSQNGFKVKCIKAGPTPDSPAVLVPVTPAAGGVGMPTAPLADKVPEQEGSPTNVAGFVGRPGPNVQATVEIAHLGKGGVAGEKGRSFADPEKKVDEPVKLGALADKGLIGAPVIGDKDGHVIGLLVGGGKEGRMIGIREVTGILAAAKVVPRRGAIDTAFEAALTRYHTQYYTEAAPGFQRVLELYPGNAVAAQLLKTTLAKRGGPEDKGTKQAAVTPARSTPLWPFILAAGILFLAAGGGAYLLWRRRTPERPEGLPEPLAAGPPIDDRADQTVVVRRSQSFQVVPQQQQVMTAPDSAIKYCTSCGMRLGPAHRFCGYCGHPIET is encoded by the coding sequence ATGGCGCGCCTCACAGCTCTTGCCGGTGGTGTCGCGGCGGCACTTGTGCTGATCGCGATGCCGGTCGCGGCTCACGAGCACCCCAGCGGGATCACCGACCTGGTGACCCCCGCCGTGGTGCGGCTCGAAGCCGTGTCCCACGTGGAGATCACCCTGCTCGACCACATCGGCGAGCTCAGACATGTGGAGCGGTCCTACGACATCCCGTTCGGCGCGGGCACGGGGACCGTCATCAACCCCGACGGCACGATCGTCACGCTCAGACGCCTGGCGGTCAATCCGAACGATGTCGCCGTCTACGCGGCGAACAAGATCTTCGCCGAGCACCACAAGGTGAAGATCCCCCTCGACTACACCAAGCACAAGCTCTCCGACGACCTGCTCAACCACCACCTGCAGGAGTGCTACCCGCCGAAGACCGACACGGCGACCTGCATCGTCAACGTGACCACCGAGATCACGGCCTTCCCCAACGTGTCGCCGCCCAGCCAGAACGGCTTCAAGGTCAAGTGCATCAAGGCCGGTCCGACGCCTGACAGCCCCGCCGTGCTGGTGCCCGTGACCCCCGCGGCCGGAGGCGTCGGGATGCCCACCGCTCCGCTCGCCGACAAGGTGCCCGAGCAGGAGGGTTCGCCCACGAACGTGGCGGGCTTCGTCGGCAGGCCGGGCCCGAACGTCCAGGCCACGGTCGAGATCGCCCACCTGGGCAAGGGCGGCGTGGCAGGGGAGAAGGGCAGGTCGTTCGCCGATCCGGAGAAGAAGGTGGACGAGCCGGTCAAACTCGGCGCCCTCGCCGACAAGGGCCTGATCGGCGCGCCGGTGATCGGCGACAAGGACGGCCACGTCATCGGCCTGCTGGTGGGCGGCGGCAAAGAGGGCAGGATGATCGGCATCAGGGAGGTCACCGGCATCCTGGCCGCGGCCAAGGTGGTGCCGCGCAGGGGCGCGATCGACACCGCGTTCGAGGCGGCGCTGACCCGCTACCACACCCAGTACTACACGGAGGCCGCGCCCGGCTTCCAGCGCGTGCTGGAGCTCTATCCGGGCAACGCGGTGGCCGCCCAGCTGCTGAAGACCACGCTGGCCAAGCGGGGCGGGCCCGAGGACAAGGGCACGAAGCAGGCGGCGGTCACGCCCGCCAGGTCCACGCCGCTGTGGCCGTTCATCCTGGCGGCCGGGATACTTTTCCTGGCCGCCGGGGGCGGAGCGTATCTGCTGTGGCGCCGCCGCACTCCTGAAAGACCGGAAGGCCTGCCAGAGCCGCTGGCGGCCGGCCCGCCGATCGACGACCGCGCCGATCAGACCGTGGTCGTACGGCGTTCGCAGTCGTTCCAAGTGGTCCCGCAGCAACAGCAGGTGATGACCGCGCCGGATTCGGCGATCAAGTACTGCACGTCGTGCGGTATGCGACTCGGGCCCGCGCACCGCTTCTGCGGTTACTGCGGCCACCCCATCGAGACGTGA
- a CDS encoding hydantoinase/oxoprolinase family protein, with product MGYTIGVDVGGTFTDVVLRDTYGAVSVAKCLSTHYDPIAGIVTGVTRALGDRDPALVTRVVHATTLATNAVLERKGVRVAFVTTQGFRAAIPLGRYARVEEDRYDLRFSPPPPPVAAGDCFEVVERVSARGAVLTPLDPGSVRRVAAEIAERGITSAAVCLLHSYANPSHERQVAAILRESLPNVVTSSEIWPEIREYERATTTIMSAYIGPLMASYLSRLRERLAEIGIRAPIHVMESSGGVISAELAARRAVATIESGPAAGVLAAAGTGFANVISFDMGGTTAKTCVVRGGRPEITHEFHVGGKGSFGGRRSGTGVPIKTPAIDLAEVGAGGGSVAWLDPAGALRVGPHSAGSSPGPACYSLGGSEPTVTDANLVLGYLSSASLPLSPDLAGKALDRLASPLGVSREEAAYAVHEIVSASMASAVHVVTVQRGIDPRGFALVAFGGAGPMHAARVAERFGIGTVVVPPYCGVASAAGLLSGALSTDRVLSRLDAPDPAAVFAALADEAAADLGVSPSDPGVLVSRSVDVRFKGQSHDLTVEWTSERPVLASRFFERYEEVYGIAQRGEIELVSYRARVTVPTTPHLPGAGAAAGERATPGTRRAYFPETGGYTEVPVHTRDTVDGSPLHGPAIIEDAESTIVVPPGWSAALAGTRAVHLTRSTTCPTP from the coding sequence ATGGGCTACACGATCGGCGTCGATGTCGGTGGCACCTTCACCGATGTGGTCCTCCGTGACACGTACGGCGCGGTTTCCGTGGCCAAATGTTTGAGCACCCACTACGACCCCATCGCGGGCATCGTGACCGGCGTTACGCGCGCGCTCGGCGACCGCGACCCGGCGCTGGTCACGCGGGTGGTGCACGCCACGACGCTGGCCACCAACGCGGTGCTCGAACGCAAGGGGGTCCGCGTCGCCTTTGTCACGACCCAGGGCTTTCGTGCCGCCATTCCGCTCGGCCGCTACGCCCGGGTCGAGGAGGACCGCTACGACCTGCGCTTCTCGCCCCCTCCTCCGCCGGTCGCGGCGGGCGACTGCTTCGAGGTGGTGGAGCGTGTCTCGGCGCGCGGCGCCGTCCTGACGCCGCTGGATCCCGGCTCGGTACGTCGCGTCGCCGCCGAGATCGCCGAACGCGGCATCACGTCGGCGGCGGTCTGCCTGCTGCACTCGTACGCCAACCCGTCCCATGAGCGGCAGGTCGCCGCGATCCTGCGCGAATCGCTCCCGAACGTGGTGACGTCGTCGGAGATCTGGCCGGAGATCCGCGAGTACGAGCGCGCCACCACCACCATCATGTCCGCATATATAGGCCCATTGATGGCGTCTTACCTTTCGCGGCTCCGGGAGCGGCTGGCCGAGATCGGGATCCGCGCGCCCATCCACGTCATGGAGTCGAGCGGCGGCGTGATCTCCGCCGAGCTCGCGGCCCGGCGGGCGGTGGCCACGATCGAGTCGGGCCCGGCCGCGGGGGTGCTGGCGGCGGCGGGTACCGGGTTCGCGAACGTGATCTCGTTCGACATGGGCGGCACCACCGCCAAGACCTGCGTGGTGCGCGGCGGGCGTCCGGAGATCACGCACGAGTTCCACGTGGGCGGCAAGGGCAGCTTCGGGGGGCGGCGCTCGGGCACCGGCGTACCGATCAAGACCCCGGCCATCGACCTGGCGGAGGTGGGGGCGGGCGGGGGCAGCGTGGCCTGGCTCGACCCGGCGGGCGCGCTGCGCGTGGGCCCGCACTCCGCGGGCTCGTCGCCCGGCCCCGCCTGCTACAGCCTGGGCGGCTCGGAGCCCACCGTCACGGACGCGAACCTGGTCCTCGGCTACCTCTCCTCGGCCTCGCTCCCCCTCTCGCCCGACCTGGCCGGCAAGGCCCTCGACCGGCTGGCGTCGCCTCTGGGGGTGTCCCGGGAGGAGGCCGCGTACGCCGTCCACGAGATCGTGAGCGCCTCGATGGCGTCGGCGGTGCACGTGGTGACGGTGCAGCGCGGCATCGACCCGCGCGGCTTCGCCCTGGTGGCCTTCGGCGGCGCGGGGCCCATGCACGCGGCCCGGGTGGCCGAGCGCTTCGGGATCGGGACGGTGGTCGTGCCCCCGTACTGCGGCGTGGCCTCGGCCGCGGGCCTCCTGTCGGGCGCCCTGTCCACGGACCGCGTCCTGTCCCGCCTGGACGCCCCGGACCCTGCGGCCGTGTTCGCCGCCCTCGCCGACGAGGCCGCCGCCGACCTAGGCGTCTCGCCCTCAGATCCCGGGGTGCTGGTGTCGCGGTCGGTGGACGTGCGCTTCAAGGGCCAGTCCCACGACCTGACCGTGGAGTGGACATCCGAGCGCCCGGTGCTGGCGTCCCGCTTCTTCGAGCGGTACGAGGAGGTGTACGGCATCGCGCAACGGGGCGAGATCGAGCTGGTCAGCTACCGGGCTCGGGTCACCGTCCCCACCACACCCCACCTCCCGGGCGCCGGTGCGGCGGCGGGCGAGCGTGCGACACCCGGCACAAGGAGGGCGTACTTCCCGGAGACCGGCGGCTACACCGAGGTCCCGGTCCACACCAGGGACACCGTCGACGGCAGCCCACTCCACGGCCCCGCGATCATCGAGGACGCCGAGTCCACGATCGTCGTCCCGCCCGGCTGGAGCGCCGCCCTGGCCGGGACCCGCGCCGTACACCTCACCAGGAGCACGACATGCCCGACCCCCTGA
- a CDS encoding hydantoinase B/oxoprolinase family protein, with the protein MPDPLTAEVLRNALVVAAEEASIVVVRSAYSTFIVEGSDASAAILDARGRLIAHSMATTLMNSMALKVALPELLKDIPPDTMRPGDVYVLNDAYRGGVHTNDLLVYRPVFVRDTPAYFTATMIHVSDLGGLSAGGMAPLATDIFLEGLQLPPVRLATKEGLDRAVEAVLRANSRTPDKVMGDVRALVAGTAVAAARLESLVGEYGEDGLSAGVGEYLDYTEARTRAALAELPEGRFEAAYPIDDDGINAEQSHYIRVAVTLGDDRAVLDFAGTDPQVPAAINASASQSLAAAVFAVRCFLDPTIPMNDGCLRAIEVRLPEGSLLNARSPYPCGGRYVPIYAAMEAVFQAMSDAVPGRAIAASGILQPFSISAVGAPYWIHLSYDFGGVGARPGLDGPDATGVHFGIGRNSVPQAEPVESRCPLIVESIETIPDSGGPGRFRGGLGSRTVYRFLADCHVTTRGDRLRLAPPGRDGGLPGRLGGFFKRHLDGTVERLASKVNNVRFSAGEAFIVETTGGGGLGAPGERSREAVLADLEAGRVTPRGAAEDYGFESRRPNNSAGSKLTR; encoded by the coding sequence ATGCCCGACCCCCTGACCGCCGAGGTGCTCAGGAACGCACTGGTCGTGGCGGCCGAGGAGGCCAGCATCGTGGTGGTCCGCTCGGCGTACTCGACGTTCATCGTCGAGGGCTCCGACGCCTCGGCCGCCATCCTCGACGCCCGGGGCCGCCTGATCGCGCACTCCATGGCCACCACGCTCATGAACAGCATGGCGCTCAAGGTGGCACTGCCCGAGCTGCTCAAGGACATCCCCCCGGACACCATGCGCCCCGGCGACGTGTACGTGCTCAACGACGCCTACCGCGGCGGCGTGCACACCAACGACCTGCTCGTCTACCGCCCGGTCTTCGTCCGGGACACTCCGGCGTACTTCACCGCCACCATGATCCACGTCTCCGACCTCGGCGGGCTCTCGGCGGGCGGCATGGCCCCGCTGGCCACGGACATCTTCCTGGAGGGCCTCCAGCTGCCCCCGGTGCGCCTGGCCACCAAGGAGGGCCTCGACCGGGCTGTCGAGGCCGTGCTCAGGGCCAACAGCCGCACCCCCGACAAGGTCATGGGCGATGTACGCGCGCTGGTGGCCGGGACTGCGGTGGCCGCCGCCCGCCTGGAGAGCCTGGTCGGCGAGTACGGCGAGGACGGCCTGAGCGCGGGCGTCGGCGAGTACCTGGACTACACGGAGGCCAGAACGCGGGCGGCGCTGGCCGAGCTGCCGGAGGGCCGGTTCGAGGCGGCGTACCCGATCGACGACGACGGCATAAATGCAGAACAATCCCACTACATCCGCGTCGCCGTCACCCTCGGCGACGACCGGGCCGTGCTGGACTTCGCGGGCACGGACCCGCAGGTCCCGGCGGCGATCAACGCCTCGGCCTCGCAGTCCCTCGCCGCCGCCGTCTTCGCCGTCCGCTGCTTCCTGGACCCCACCATTCCCATGAACGACGGCTGCCTGCGCGCCATCGAGGTGCGCCTCCCCGAGGGCTCCCTGCTCAACGCCCGCTCCCCCTACCCGTGCGGCGGCCGCTACGTCCCGATCTACGCCGCCATGGAGGCGGTCTTCCAGGCCATGTCGGACGCCGTCCCCGGCCGGGCCATCGCCGCCAGCGGCATCCTGCAGCCGTTCTCGATCTCGGCGGTGGGTGCGCCGTACTGGATCCACCTCTCGTACGACTTCGGCGGCGTCGGCGCCCGCCCCGGCCTGGACGGCCCGGACGCGACGGGCGTGCACTTCGGCATCGGCCGCAACTCGGTGCCGCAGGCGGAGCCGGTGGAGAGCCGCTGCCCGCTCATCGTCGAGTCCATCGAGACCATCCCGGACTCCGGCGGCCCCGGCCGCTTCCGCGGCGGCCTCGGCTCCCGCACGGTCTACCGCTTCCTGGCCGACTGCCACGTCACGACCCGCGGCGACCGCCTCCGCCTCGCGCCTCCCGGCCGGGACGGCGGGCTGCCGGGGCGGCTCGGGGGGTTCTTCAAACGCCACCTGGACGGGACGGTGGAGCGGCTGGCATCCAAGGTCAACAATGTGCGGTTCTCGGCCGGGGAGGCGTTCATCGTGGAGACGACGGGCGGCGGGGGGCTGGGGGCACCGGGCGAGCGGTCCAGAGAGGCGGTCCTGGCCGACCTCGAGGCGGGGCGTGTCACGCCTCGAGGAGCGGCCGAGGATTACGGATTCGAGAGCCGGCGGCCGAACAACTCTGCGGGATCGAAGCTGACACGGTAA
- a CDS encoding Uma2 family endonuclease: MATIEPTARRKIVLPAPPYTVDDLLKLPDDGNRYELFNGSLVVSPAPTPLHQRAIYRLAHILTDAAPPGLEALPTVNVCPGDKDFYIPDLVVVPEAVSESVGLMFAPSDLLLAVEVVSPSTKMHDRGAKAAAYAAAGIPLYWRVEPEPGPALYVHELEGDSYRDPSVYKAGTTVTLSTPYRVSFDPAELFGRRLSNP; this comes from the coding sequence ATGGCGACGATCGAACCGACCGCGAGGCGCAAGATTGTCCTTCCTGCGCCGCCATACACAGTCGACGACCTGCTCAAACTCCCGGACGACGGGAATCGTTACGAGCTCTTCAACGGGAGCCTAGTAGTGAGCCCTGCCCCCACCCCCCTGCACCAGCGTGCCATCTACCGGCTGGCGCATATCCTCACCGACGCGGCGCCACCTGGGCTGGAGGCACTGCCAACCGTCAACGTTTGCCCTGGCGACAAGGATTTCTACATCCCCGACCTGGTCGTGGTGCCCGAGGCGGTGTCTGAGTCGGTGGGGCTCATGTTCGCGCCCAGCGATCTGCTTCTGGCGGTTGAGGTGGTCAGCCCGAGCACCAAGATGCATGACAGAGGGGCCAAAGCGGCGGCATACGCGGCAGCGGGCATTCCCCTCTACTGGCGCGTCGAACCCGAACCAGGGCCGGCACTTTACGTTCACGAACTCGAGGGTGACTCCTACCGGGACCCCAGCGTCTACAAGGCAGGGACCACGGTCACGCTCTCGACCCCTTACCGTGTCAGCTTCGATCCCGCAGAGTTGTTCGGCCGCCGGCTCTCGAATCCGTAA
- a CDS encoding adenosylcobinamide amidohydrolase, whose product MKLTYRVEDGARLGALLWEFGPGWRMISSALLGGGIGVREWVLNAQVVAGYARMDPVDHLVSLGPGGGDGVGMLTAASVDRYVQACDGGVEAYATVGLRVPTWAAAPEGAADPELAPIRAGTVNIVAVLPVAMTDAALVNAVMTVTEAKSQALIEAGFPCTGTASDALCVVVPVDGPEELFGGPRSEWGARLARAVHTAVRRGAEAWRPRDFK is encoded by the coding sequence GTGAAGCTCACGTATCGGGTGGAGGACGGGGCGCGGCTGGGGGCGCTGCTCTGGGAGTTCGGGCCGGGGTGGCGGATGATCTCCTCCGCCCTCCTCGGCGGCGGCATCGGGGTCCGCGAGTGGGTGCTGAACGCGCAGGTGGTGGCGGGCTATGCGCGGATGGATCCGGTGGATCACCTGGTGTCGTTAGGCCCCGGCGGTGGTGACGGGGTCGGCATGCTGACCGCCGCCTCCGTCGACCGCTACGTCCAGGCTTGCGACGGCGGCGTGGAGGCGTACGCGACCGTTGGCCTCCGCGTCCCCACCTGGGCCGCCGCCCCCGAGGGGGCCGCGGATCCGGAGCTGGCGCCCATCCGGGCGGGGACCGTCAACATCGTGGCCGTCCTGCCGGTGGCCATGACGGACGCGGCGCTGGTCAACGCGGTGATGACGGTCACGGAGGCGAAGTCCCAGGCGCTCATCGAGGCGGGGTTCCCGTGCACGGGGACGGCGTCGGACGCGTTGTGCGTGGTGGTGCCTGTTGACGGGCCCGAGGAGTTGTTCGGCGGGCCGCGCTCGGAGTGGGGGGCGCGGCTGGCCCGTGCCGTGCACACGGCTGTGCGGCGAGGCGCTGAGGCGTGGCGGCCTCGTGACTTTAAGTGA